A single genomic interval of Nitrosomonadales bacterium harbors:
- the hemN gene encoding oxygen-independent coproporphyrinogen III oxidase: protein MNSAVNQLVVDLELIRRLDKNGPRYTSYPTADRFAADFNAGRYRHWVGRRRESGGGPLSLYIHIPFCNTLCFYCACNKVITKDKSKAAEYVRYLIKEMDMQADLLGPGQTVEQLHFGGGTPTFLSDDEIREVMAAIRRNFKLVDDGEYSIEIDPRKVTDDTIALLGETGFNRISIGVQDFDDEVQRAVNRIQSEEETLRIIKAARANGFKSVSIDLIYGLPKQTLEGFGRTLDRVIAADPDRLSIYNYAHMPTIFKPQRRIHEEDLPAPQTKLDILSMAVNKLTGAGYVYIGMDHFAKPEDELAVAQRQRRLHRNFQGYSTHSDCDLVALGVSAIGKIGPTYSQNYRELEDYYDALDRDALPIMRGMELNDDDRVRREIIQALMCHFELDKQAFDREFNIDFDRYFATEQDELNEYQREGLLELSPQRIVVTPKGRMLIRNICMVFDKYLRTRTEHARYSKVI, encoded by the coding sequence ATGAATAGTGCAGTAAACCAGCTGGTCGTCGATCTCGAGTTGATTCGCAGGCTGGACAAGAACGGCCCGCGCTACACTTCCTATCCGACAGCTGATCGCTTTGCGGCAGACTTCAACGCCGGAAGGTACAGGCATTGGGTAGGCAGGCGCCGCGAGTCCGGTGGCGGTCCGTTATCCCTGTACATCCACATCCCTTTCTGCAACACGCTGTGCTTCTACTGCGCGTGCAACAAGGTCATCACCAAAGACAAGAGCAAGGCGGCCGAATATGTGCGCTATCTCATCAAGGAGATGGACATGCAGGCCGATCTGCTGGGTCCGGGCCAGACGGTGGAGCAACTGCATTTCGGCGGCGGGACGCCAACCTTCCTGAGCGATGACGAGATTCGCGAGGTGATGGCAGCCATACGGCGCAATTTCAAGCTGGTCGATGACGGCGAGTACTCTATCGAGATCGATCCGCGCAAGGTGACGGATGACACCATCGCCCTGCTCGGCGAAACCGGTTTCAATCGTATCAGCATCGGCGTGCAGGATTTCGACGACGAGGTGCAGCGCGCGGTGAACCGCATCCAGAGCGAGGAAGAGACGCTGCGCATCATCAAGGCGGCTCGTGCAAATGGCTTCAAATCGGTCAGCATCGACCTGATCTATGGCCTGCCGAAGCAGACGCTGGAGGGTTTCGGACGCACGCTGGATCGGGTGATCGCGGCCGATCCGGATCGCCTGTCCATCTACAACTATGCCCACATGCCGACCATCTTCAAGCCGCAGCGGCGCATCCACGAAGAAGACCTGCCAGCGCCGCAGACCAAGCTGGACATCCTCAGCATGGCGGTCAACAAACTGACCGGGGCAGGCTATGTGTATATCGGCATGGATCATTTCGCCAAGCCGGAAGATGAGCTCGCGGTGGCACAACGCCAGAGGCGTCTGCATCGTAACTTTCAAGGGTACTCCACCCACTCTGATTGCGACCTGGTCGCGCTGGGCGTCAGTGCCATCGGCAAAATCGGGCCGACCTACAGCCAGAACTACCGCGAGCTGGAGGATTATTACGACGCGCTGGATCGCGATGCGTTGCCCATCATGCGCGGTATGGAACTGAACGACGACGATCGGGTGCGCCGCGAGATCATCCAGGCCCTGATGTGCCATTTCGAGCTCGACAAACAGGCATTCGACCGCGAGTTCAACATCGACTTCGACCGGTATTTCGCCACCGAGCAGGATGAATTGAACGAGTACCAGCGTGAAGGCCTGCTGGAGCTCTCGCCACAGCGCATCGTTGTCACCCCCAAGGGGCGCATGCTGATACGCAACATCTGTATGGTGTTCGACAAGTACCTGCGGACGCGCACCGAGCATGCACGCTATTCCAAGGTGATCTAG